The Thioalkalivibrio thiocyanodenitrificans ARhD 1 nucleotide sequence CTCGGGGGCTGTTCGCCATCAGGTGCGCGGGGAGTCTCCGGATCCGAAGAGATTATGCGTATTCGAGCTGAAAAAGAGCGAGACCGAGCCGCGGTGCGGGCTGTCAACGAGTCGGCTTTTGACACCCGGGCCGAGGCGGACCTTGTGGAGAATCTGCATGCACAGGCCGTGCCCGTCATTTCGCTGGTTGCGGAGGAGGGCGGCTCGGTGGTCGGGCACATCCTGTTCGGCCCGGTGGACCTGCCCGATCATCCGGACCTGAAGGTGATGGGCCTGGGGCCCGTGGCCGTGGTTCCGGAGCGTCAGTGTCAAGGGATCGGTTCCGCCCTGGTACGCGCCGGACTCGACCGGTGCAGGCGGTCCGGGGTGGGCGCCGTCGTGCTCGTGGGGCATCCGGAATACTATCCCAGGTTCGGATTTGTCCCCGGGGCGGGATTCGGCATTCACTGTGCGTATGATGTGCCTGAGGAAGCATTCATGGCGCTGGAGCTGCGGCCGGGCTACCTGAAGGATGCCTCGGGGGTGGTGAAGTACCACGATGCGTTCGACCATGTATGACACGACGCCGCGCGCGTGTGAGATCTGCCAGGGCCGGCCTATGGCTCTGGTCCGTCTGTCCCGGCGGCACGGGACCGGACGGGGATGTGTGGATGTTCCACACGGTTACATCAAGGGAGACTGGCTCCATGAGAATCATGCTTATTGGCGCATCCGGCACCATAGGGAACGCGGTCGGGCAGGCGCTTTCAGAACGGCACGAGATCCTGCGGGTGGGCCGATCAAGCGGCGACCTTCGGGCAGACATCGCGGATCCGGACGCGCTTCGGGCGATGTTCCGGACGGCTGCACCGTACGATGCGGTGGTCTGCGCAGCCGGTCTCGCCGCGTTCGGTGAACTCCACCGGCTCACCGATGAGGAGTTTCAGCTCGGCCTTTCCAGCAAGCTGATGGGTCAGGTCAATCTGGTCCGGCTGGGTCTGTCCGGGATCACGGACGCCGGTTCGTTCACGCTGACAAGCGGTGTGCTGAGTCAGGAACCGATTCCGGGCAGCTCCGCCATCAGCATGGTCAACGCCGGTGTCGAGGCCTTCGTTCGGGCGGCGGCGCTGGAGATGCCGCGCGGGGTGCGCCTCAACGTGGTGTCGCCGCCGTGGGTTCGCGAAACGCTCCAAGCCATGGGGTGGGACCCATCGCCGGGTCTGCCGGTCGCGGCCGTTGCGAAGGCATATGTGGACAGCGTGGAAGGCGGGATGACCGGCAAGGTCATTGATGCGCGCGATTACGCATGACAGGAATCGCAACCAGTCATTGCGGCGCCTTGCTCAATTCAGCTGGTTTGCACAATCGGGCTGAACGACGAGATCGAAGTGACCGGCGATGTTCCCGGAGATGGAGTCAAAGATCGGCACGTCGAAGCCCCCGATTGTTTCCATGCCACTGATCCGGAAGCCGGTAATCGGAGTCGAGAAGGTCCCGGTCACGCGGTCGCCACTGCCGGTCCCGTAGGCCGTCAGCGTGAGAAGGCCGCCGGACGACGAGAACCCGACAGGGGTATCGCCGAGATTGGCAGGGTGGTCAATGGGAACATTCCGGATCTCCGGTGATGAGTAGACAAGCATGCCTTGACCGCCGGGGTCTGTGAACAATTGCCCCAGGGTGTAGTTTCCAGATCCCGTGATTCTGTCCGTATCGAGAAAGATACTGACGTTCTTGTCATCGGCACCACCGGTAAAGTTTTCAAACGCGCCGATCGTCAATATACCGGGGGTTCCAGAGGCCCAGCACACGGTTGCATAGTCGGGATCAAGTGAGGCGGGATATCCCGGAAGACTAAACGAATCAATGGCAAAAAAGGCGTCCGGATCAGGCGCGGGAGACGGTTCAGGAATGGCCGGGGTGTCAGGATCGGGCGGTGGTTCGCCAACGGCGGGCGGTGAATCACTATTGCATCCCGCGATGGGGATTGGATTGACATCCAATGTCACCGGCGCGTGCACATGTGCCGTGACATCCGCTACACCATCGCGCAGGCGGCACGGTTGAAACAACACGGCATCCCAGTCACCGACCGGGAGATTGGGACAGAACCCGTTATCCGTGGAGCAGAGATAGAGGCGGCAGCCGTCAGGCGGTGTGCTGAGCGAGCCTACTTTCACCTGTGCTTTCATGGCATTGCTGCGCTCAACCGTCCAAACGGGGCGTGATTGAGGTCCGACGGATTCACCGCACTCCCTGCTGGAGAAGATGGAGCGCACATTCTCGCCAATGTCACCGAGATCGATGAGTGTGGTCAACCAGTCAGGGAGGTATTGGCTGAGCCCGGGCGTCAACCCCTCGCTGATAGCAAAGCGTCGCGCCTCTTCAATGCCCCATTCTGCGCCTTCGAGTGCGCTGACTTCCAAGGATTCGGCGATGGCCTGATTATGCGCGCTGGACGGGCTTCGCCCACTGGTTTCCAATTGGTTCCTGCGATGTGCAATGAAGTTCTGCCTTCTCCTCTCCATCTCGACTTCAAACTCGCTTGGTGGCGGCGGCCGCCCCTCCAGGCGGGCCTGCCTGTCGTCATATATCCATTTCCCCGTCGCGGCAACCGTTGCTGCCCATCCCAGCCATCCCAGGAAGCCTAACTGCGGGTTAACGCTTGCTGCGGGGAACGGCCTCCCGGTTGCCAGCGCCTGGACGTACTCCTCGCTCAGCAGGAAGTTGTCACTTGCCGTGCCGAGGCGCGTGATCAACGCCGGATACCGGTTTTCCCAGTAGTCGTCCCAATCGGCATACCTGCCTTCATCCAGCGCCAGTAGGGCATCATTTGCGCCCACCCGCATGGAGGTGAGCACGTCCATTAGTTCCGTGACCTGATCAAACTGGTAGTTGACAGCCTCGGCCGCATTGGTGGGGGCAGGGTCCGCGGCGCTTGAACCGCCGCCTCCTCCTCCACCGCAGGCGGCCAGTGCCATGCCGCCCAGCAGCAAGACAATCCGGGTAGCTTGATCAAGAACATGTGCGTTCCTGGGCATTTGGCCGCCCTCCTGAGAACGGGTGCCGGATTCCTTTTTCCCCAGGGTCCGCTCCCGGGAACTCAGGTCAGGATCCACCGCCTGCTCAATTTGAACATTACGCGGGAGCCGGGCACGTGAACAACGTGTGCAGCTAGTGCAACTGCACTAGCAAATAATCGAAACAGGAACGGATGCACAGAACCGGGGATGCGCGGGCAGGATGACAGTCAACAAGGGACTCGGTATCTGGGTAATGATGCGACGACGGGACAGATGGCACATGGCAGTGGAAGGACGCGAGGGCTCGCGCCAACGCGGGCGTCTACCGAGGGAAAAGCCTCGTCATCAGCCTTACCAGCGAATTCTGGCCATGGGTTTCCGTCTTGCAGAAGATGCTCTGCAGATGATTTCGGGCGGTATTGCGCGAGATCCGCATTCGATCCGCCGCCTCCGCGAGTGATCGGCCCGATCCGAGATGCGCTGCCAGGTCCGCCTCGCGTCGGGAGAGCCCGAACAGGGCGCGCAGATCTTCCGGATCGACATCCCACTGGCTGGCAAGGTCGGACACGTAGAGGATGGCCGCGGGTGCCGAAGTCGGGGTGTCCCGCCCTCTTACGACCGGCAGTATCTGCACCCCGTAGCCGGGCAACCCGCTGGGCCGGGCAAGCATGACGGCTCCACTCGTGGCATCGATGGACAGCCGGGCGGATCTGACAGAGTTGGCCAGGAGGGTCTGGAGTTTCCGATCGTCGGCAACGTTGCTCGCATGCAGACGGCCGTCGTCAAGACGCAAGCCGTCTCGTTCCGTCAATATCCGTTGCGCCTCCGGATTGGTCTCCAGGATACGTCCGGTGCCATCCAGGGCAATAATTCCCCATGGCGCGGTGTCCGATACCAGGAGAGCCACGTCGAGACCGGACCGGGCACGTTGCGTACGGCTGTGCAGGCCCCATGCGGTGGCCAGATGCCTTGCGACAAGACGGTAGCGCTGTATCTCGTGTTCGGAAACCGGGCCGTGTGCAGGGGTGAACTCGATGGAGGTGAAGGTCGAAAGTTCACCCGCGTCCAACAGCCGGGAGCCGACGAAATAGCGCACACCCGCAATCCTGCGGGCCCAGTCGTAGAATTCGTGCCGCCGCATGTCCCGTTCGCTGATGAAGCACGCATCCCATGCGACGTGGCCCGGAGCGTGCGCCAGTGAAAATCTCATGCGCGGGTTGATCCGGTTTATTCGTGCGGCATATTCGTCCCTTCCCGGATCGAGGCCATGGTCGATCCAGTCAGTGATCTCCCCGGTACGGCGGTTCAGGTTGAACAGGGCCGCGCCGGCGCCGCCAAAGCACCCAGCGACATCCCTCAACGCGACGTTCCAGGATCTGTCTCCGAGCGCCGCCCCATAGAATCCGCTAATCACGTCGATCAGATTGGGTTGTGGTTCATGCATGAATCCACCGCCTCTGTTCGCCGGCGCCACGAAACGTAGTATAGCCCGTGAGGGCTTACTACGGGCTGCACAGGGATTGATGGTCGGATCCGAATGTTCCTGCCCCGTCGGTGAGCCCTTGCGACCAGCACGGTCCTCGAGTGGCCTACCGGGCGGGCGAACCGGAAAGTGATGCTATGCTTCGTGATGACACGGGAGACAGGCGCGAATGCCGCTGGAATCCCGGGGTTTCAGTGCTGCGGACTGCGTCGGGTGAACGCATCCGCTCGCGGGGCGGAACCGGCGATCCGGATCACCGGATCGCAACGGGTCGGAATTCAACAGATCTAAGGCGTACCCGCCAGTGCAGAGGAGAATGACAATGACGCTGTATACCGGCAGCTGCCACTGCGGTGCTGTGCGTTTCTCGTTTGAGGCGGATCCCATCCAGAAGGGCATTCGCTGCAATTGTTCCATGTGTGCGCGCAAGGGGGCGCTGATGTCGGCGGAGCCCATGCCTCTGGAGAAACTGAATATAGAGGCCCCGGAAGGTGCCCTCGGGCTCTACCAGTTCGGCGCGAAGACCGCGAAGCACTTCTTCTGCAACACCTGCGGCATCTATCCCTTCCATGAGACGGCCCGATTTGCCGGACATTACCGGGTCAATCTCGGTTGCGTGGACGGTCTGGATCCGCTCTCCCTGGAAGTGGAGATCTTTGACGGCAAGCACCTGCTTTAGGTTTGCGGGGGCAGGTGGCTGTGCATGGAGGTGTCCATGAGCGATGCGGATGCGCTGCGTGCCGTACAGGCACCGATCAAGAAACGTTACCGGGAGCGCCCCCGGGAGGCGCGGGTGACGCTTCGCGCGGAAGGGCGGCTGGGCGAAGGGCTCAGTTGCCGGGTGGAGACAGGCAAGGCCCTGGTGACGGCCGGGCTGCACCCGGCGACCGGCGGCACCGGAGAGGCGGCATGTTCCGGCGACATGCTTCTGGAGGCGCTCGTGGCTTGCGCGGGGGTCACCCTGAGCGCCGTGGCCACGGCGCTGGAGATTCCGTTGCGTGGCGCGGTGGTTCGGGCGGAAGGAGATCTGGATTTCCGCGGAACGCTCGGGGTGTCAAAGGAGGCGCCGGTGGGTTTTGACGGAATTCGGCTGCATTTCGATCTTGACACCGAGGCGCCGGAGGAGCGGATTGAACAGTTGCTCAAACTGACTGAACGGTATTGTGTCGTCTACCAGACGCTCTGTCGGCCCACCGACGTGAGGGTGACCCGCAAGAACTACTGAAACGCCCCGACTGAGCGCGACCGGGTGCTGCGCGGACCCGCGTGCTTCCTCGGTTTCAGAGTGTCCGGACTTGCTTCAGATCAATATTCTGCCGAATTGACGGCCCGGATCGGCCCGATCGGACCTAGAATCCTCCGTGGCGGATATTGGAGCCGGGGAGTCCCGCGCCAGCGCCGGGTTGCGCGAACCCCGGGGACGTGCGCGAGGCCCGGGCGAATACGATCCCCTCCGCCGGCATGCTGGCACCCATTCACGTATCAACGATGCCTGCGAGATCGCAGGGGATATCGCATTGCAGAGACATGACATGACCATCGATGCCCCCGCCGGATCGCCCTTCAATCTGGACAGTGAAGAGGCCTATCTGCGCTGGCGCGAGGCGAAACTGGCCGGTTACCCGGAGCGGGTGGAGGAATTGCTCGTCGAGGTGAGCGATCCGCGCGCGCTGACAGACAGCGAAGCGGGTGCATTGCTGCAACGGCTGCGCAAGTGCAACATGGCGATCCTCGCCGGGACCACCGATGATAATCCGGACAAGGCCATCCCCAGGGAACTGGGGCGCCGCTTCGGCCTCGTCCGGATGGACAACAATTTCCTGGCCGACGATGATGGCATCACCTCCCTCACCGTCAATCCGGAAGGCGAGCATCCCAACTACATCCCCTATACCAACAGGCCCATCAGGTGGCATACGGACGGTTACTACAACGCGCCGGAGAAACAGATTCGCGGCCTGATCCTGCACTGCGTGCATCCGGCGGGCGAGGGCGGAGAGAATGCCCTGGTCGATCCGGAGATCGCCTATATTCTCCTGCGCGACGAGGACCCCGATCTCATTCGCGTACTGATGCGCCCCGATGTGATGACCATCCCCCCGGGTACCGACAGCCTGGGCGGGACGCGCGGCGCGGCGACGGGGCCCGTGTTCTCCTATCACGCGGCCACCGACAGCCTGCACATGCGCTACACCGCACGGAAGCGCAACATCCGTTGGAGCCCGGATTTCACGACTCTGGACACCGTGATGTTTCTGGAGAGGCTTCTGGACAGCGACTTGCCCTATTGCTTTCGAGCCCGCCTCGAACCGGGCATGGGGCTGATCTGCAACAACGTGCTGCATGACCGCAGCGGCTTTACGGACACGGCCGGCAGCGCCCCGCGCCTGCTCTACCGGGCGCGTTTTTTCGACCGCATTGCCGGAACCGGCATCGGTCAGGTGTACCCGCACCTGCGGTAGCCGGCTGCCCGTGACGGGGTGCTTGGTGGCCGTTGTGTTCGGGCTGCCCGCAGGGCGGATGCGGGGTCCGTTCTCTGCCCGCCACATCCGGTGCCCATGCAGCGAAGCGGGCCGTCATCAATGCCCCGAAACGGAAGGGCCGTGTGATACCATTGCCCGCCGTGAAGCGGCATGCTTTCCCACCAGTAAACTGTCCGGTGGCCCGGGATGGTCAGGGCACATCACTACGGACAACCCTGCGGAGTTGCAAGAGAGGTTGACTGAACATGCGATTCATCGTTTCGGCCCTGCTGGCCGCACTGCTTGGGTTTTCCTCCCTGTCCGCCACGGCGGACCCCTGGTTCCTGGTCGAGGCCGAGTGGCTCGAGGAGCGCATCGACGATCCGAAGACCGTGGTCCTCGAGGTGCGCTATTACCCTCATCGTTACTACACTGTCGGCCACATCGCAGGCGCTCACCAGGTACAGCGTTTCAAGGATCTCGGCGACAACTTCGGCTCGCCGATCATGCGCCTGCCGGCGCGCGAGGTGTTTCAGGAACGCCTTCGTGGCTGGGGTGTCGACAACGACTCCATGGTGGTGATCTATGACGACTCGCGCACCGCGCTCGCATCCCGCCTCTACTTCATGTTCGCCCTGTATGGGTTTGACATGGATCGCGTGCGTGTCCTCAACGGCGGCACCATCGACTGGAGCGCTTTCAACCCGATGTCGACCGAGCCTCCCGAAGCGCCCCGCCGCGGCAACGTCACCCTGAGCGAACCTGACACGTCCCTTCTGGTGGAGTGGACCGATGTCTTCGATGATGTCGTCTCGCGGCGAGACCCGTCGGTCGTTCTGCTCGATTCGCGTCCGGTCGAACAGTACACAGGCGAGGTGGTCAACGGGGCCGTGCGCGGCGGCCATATTCCCGGCGCCATCAACATCGTCAGCCTGGATGCGACAGACCCGA carries:
- a CDS encoding GFA family protein is translated as MTLYTGSCHCGAVRFSFEADPIQKGIRCNCSMCARKGALMSAEPMPLEKLNIEAPEGALGLYQFGAKTAKHFFCNTCGIYPFHETARFAGHYRVNLGCVDGLDPLSLEVEIFDGKHLL
- a CDS encoding short chain dehydrogenase gives rise to the protein MRIMLIGASGTIGNAVGQALSERHEILRVGRSSGDLRADIADPDALRAMFRTAAPYDAVVCAAGLAAFGELHRLTDEEFQLGLSSKLMGQVNLVRLGLSGITDAGSFTLTSGVLSQEPIPGSSAISMVNAGVEAFVRAAALEMPRGVRLNVVSPPWVRETLQAMGWDPSPGLPVAAVAKAYVDSVEGGMTGKVIDARDYA
- a CDS encoding sulfurtransferase gives rise to the protein MRFIVSALLAALLGFSSLSATADPWFLVEAEWLEERIDDPKTVVLEVRYYPHRYYTVGHIAGAHQVQRFKDLGDNFGSPIMRLPAREVFQERLRGWGVDNDSMVVIYDDSRTALASRLYFMFALYGFDMDRVRVLNGGTIDWSAFNPMSTEPPEAPRRGNVTLSEPDTSLLVEWTDVFDDVVSRRDPSVVLLDSRPVEQYTGEVVNGAVRGGHIPGAINIVSLDATDPITQKWRSREALEEMYAELPRDKTIYVYCHDGFRKTLTWMQLIYLGYEDVRLLNGGWSFWGNEFSLPVVIGDAPYDANYDL
- a CDS encoding OsmC family protein, whose amino-acid sequence is MSDADALRAVQAPIKKRYRERPREARVTLRAEGRLGEGLSCRVETGKALVTAGLHPATGGTGEAACSGDMLLEALVACAGVTLSAVATALEIPLRGAVVRAEGDLDFRGTLGVSKEAPVGFDGIRLHFDLDTEAPEERIEQLLKLTERYCVVYQTLCRPTDVRVTRKNY
- a CDS encoding TauD/TfdA family dioxygenase, which gives rise to MTIDAPAGSPFNLDSEEAYLRWREAKLAGYPERVEELLVEVSDPRALTDSEAGALLQRLRKCNMAILAGTTDDNPDKAIPRELGRRFGLVRMDNNFLADDDGITSLTVNPEGEHPNYIPYTNRPIRWHTDGYYNAPEKQIRGLILHCVHPAGEGGENALVDPEIAYILLRDEDPDLIRVLMRPDVMTIPPGTDSLGGTRGAATGPVFSYHAATDSLHMRYTARKRNIRWSPDFTTLDTVMFLERLLDSDLPYCFRARLEPGMGLICNNVLHDRSGFTDTAGSAPRLLYRARFFDRIAGTGIGQVYPHLR
- a CDS encoding helix-turn-helix transcriptional regulator, whose product is MHEPQPNLIDVISGFYGAALGDRSWNVALRDVAGCFGGAGAALFNLNRRTGEITDWIDHGLDPGRDEYAARINRINPRMRFSLAHAPGHVAWDACFISERDMRRHEFYDWARRIAGVRYFVGSRLLDAGELSTFTSIEFTPAHGPVSEHEIQRYRLVARHLATAWGLHSRTQRARSGLDVALLVSDTAPWGIIALDGTGRILETNPEAQRILTERDGLRLDDGRLHASNVADDRKLQTLLANSVRSARLSIDATSGAVMLARPSGLPGYGVQILPVVRGRDTPTSAPAAILYVSDLASQWDVDPEDLRALFGLSRREADLAAHLGSGRSLAEAADRMRISRNTARNHLQSIFCKTETHGQNSLVRLMTRLFPR
- a CDS encoding GNAT family N-acetyltransferase, whose translation is MRIRAEKERDRAAVRAVNESAFDTRAEADLVENLHAQAVPVISLVAEEGGSVVGHILFGPVDLPDHPDLKVMGLGPVAVVPERQCQGIGSALVRAGLDRCRRSGVGAVVLVGHPEYYPRFGFVPGAGFGIHCAYDVPEEAFMALELRPGYLKDASGVVKYHDAFDHV